The Aspergillus oryzae RIB40 DNA, chromosome 5 genome segment gattgGTAACTTACCTAATTAGTGCGAACAATTGGAGGATGTATGGAAATTGTCGAATAATATGACAGCGCTATAAGCTATAGCCAGTCAAAGGTGGACTGCAAGTCACATTAGACTCCAGTTAAAGACCACTGTGGTGGTTGTCGTTGAAGTTGTAAgtgggaaggaaagaaatttCGGAACGGGAGGGCTTTTTATAGTCGGCCTCAGGCTGCCCGGGAAACCTGACCGACCCATACGAAGCTTCTAGAGAATAGCAGAAATTGATACACACCTCCACAGCATGCGGAATCGAATGTTCGATCGGTTTTCTATTATTCATAGAATTCGTTGAGGTTCAATTCCAGGATATTATATCCATATTCATTCCCAAAAGAAGTGCTGCATATGATAGCGGtgaaatatatagttttGCAAACTTTGTATGCTTCATCACAAGAACGTACATACATTAAGACCCCAGGCAATGGATTATATGCATACCCTTCGTAAAACAGACGCCGCAAACAAGAACCCTTACCAAAATAATCATCATTGTCTATACTCCATGCAAAGGATACGACCCTAGACTCTTCAATCATCCCTTGAgagctttttgcttttgccttgAATTCCAGTTTAATGTCTTTGAAATACTGTGGACCCAATCATTGTTGCGTCGATCTTGTGGTAACACATTTGCGAATGGGTACCGTGAGGCGGAAACAGTCACGTAGTCACCTGGGTGCAATTCAACTCTGTCATCGATGTTAATCTCCACTTCTCGCTTGATGGAACAGCTTGGGATGGACTCACCTTTCCCGACCATCGAAGCTTGCCCACGAGCTAGTGCGTGCATCATAGGGCACGCCCATTCTTAGAACGATGGTGTCGGGCAGTATGATCGGTCGGAAAGACAGTGTATGTGCGCAGATCGCTGTGACCAGGATAACGGGGTTATCAGGGTGGCATAGAGATCCTCCAGCGGCAAGGTTGTACGCCGTCGAGCCCGTAGGTGTAGCGATACAGACACCGTCTGCGAGCAGAGTAGTGAAATGCTCATCGTCGCCGAACAACTCAATGGAGGACATTGCTGAGCAGTTGTTAGCAGGGTATCATGGAACTATGTAGCAAGATTCTGTGAACATACTGGGATTTGGGCCCCGGTCGAGCACGACATCGTTCAAAATTTGAACAACTTTTTCCGGCTTGTGCGTTAACGtgccttcaacttcttcgcCGATCAGCTCTTCTACCAAATCTCGTTTCTTCGCGTGCGTTAAAGATCCATCTTCTCGCCCATTACTCCTCATAATTGTGCATTCAAATCGTAATCTCAGGCTAACGGCAACACCGTCTTTAAATGCGGATCCAAGTGTCTTCTGGTAGTCATTGAAATCGAACTTGGTTAAGAATCCCAATGATCCcagcgagaaagagaggaccGGTGGTACTACTTGCTGGAAGAGCCAGCTTGTATAAAGAACGGTCCCATCACCACCCAGTGTAATAACGAAGTCAAAGAGATAGGCATTCTCGTACACAAACTTATTATCCCAGAACTTGAGCCGCCCTGCCGCGGAAggttcatcctccagcaatTGAGAAGCACCGAAATCTGCAGCCGCTTCCAGTCGTCTCTCCACGTAGACgttgtactccgtatcaCGGTCTTTAGACAATAACCATTGCGTGAGCTTCCTCGTAAAAGCAATCACGCTATCATCGCCCGCTTTCGTCACCACAAAGACATTCTTGACAGAAAGCTTGAGTTTGATGCTATCCAGCTTCTTCGACAACTTTCGTACATTCCATGCCATATCAGACAACTGTTTTTTCGTCAGCTGCCGTGACTCCACGATGGTCTCGGATTGCTTCGGTGTCCAGTCGTCCATATCGGTGACGGTGACTCCATCTGTATCTATGGCGGTATCGTCGAAGCCCATTGCGTCGTCCAGAGCATCGCGCGCAGTTCGTGCATCCTTCTCTCGACCCGGGGGGCAAATCCATTCACCTGCAATCAGTGAATGTACGAAGCAGGCTGTCTTATCGTCTGCACGGTCGAGGCGAGGCTTGCCCGGCTCATTGGCCATGACTAGGGACGATTTGCGGCGGTGACTGCAATTGGGGGTAAGCACAACCTAGTGAAAGAAATATCGAGACGTTAATAATGCAACATGGAACCAAAGTGTCGTCAAAGATACCTCTAATTTGTGGGAGTCCGTATCTCCACCTGCCCCTCCATGGCCCTTGAGACAAGTTAGCTACGGTTCCGATATAATTTGTAAATCGACAACCGTACAGCATTATCCCTAAACTGGCCTTGATCCATGATTCAACAGCCAAAACTTAAAGTTTTTGAGTTGTCTGTTCATAAGTTGGGGGGACTATCGCTGAGGTTTCATCGAGGTCGCAGCTCGAGCGGCGTTTTGGTTGAGGTTCACGCCGCATTGGGCAAGCCGCGGCTATGACGTCGCTCCCCAGCATCAATGGCAACAATTCCTCTCAGTGAGCTATCTAGAGTCCTCAGGCTTCACTGAAGATCATTATAGATGATGGTAGTTGACTCCAAACAGACAAACTGAGAAAATCTTATCAATCAAGTGTATATTAAATTTGAGGGGTAACAATTGAGTCGTAGACATGTTCGCAGCTAGACTATACCTAACGGTCGACTATCCCATGTATCTACGACCTCCCATCCCATGTTCTTCAAGCTATCCAAATCATGGCTTGTCCCTGTGTGTAGGCTTTGGGGTgcatttttatcttttccaGATAGCTCTCCTTGACCCCCTGGGCTACTAGACAAGTCGTTGTCCACTTCCTGTATCCTCTCCTTGAGCATATCCGTCCAGTGATTCGAGTTCTGCTCACAGGCAGAGAGAGCATAGGCAAACGAGAGCAACCGCCTCTTAGACTCCCATTGTGATGAGCATAGAATATGGTCCAGCCACATATAAACTCCTTCACAATGAGCATCCTCCTTCGTAGCTGATCTAGCAAACGCCAGCACATCGACCATAGCCTCCACGAGTCCTGTCAGGAAAGCAGGATATCCCTCAACGATGACCTGCAAGAAATAATCCCACCTAGAaaactcatcatccaaagaGGTCCCAAGCCtagtaaaagaaaaatcagCACACAATCCACAAAAAACTCCATGGGAACAAAGAAATTCGACATACTTCCTCTCTCCAGAAACCAAAACCTCATCCTCGACCAAAACCTCCGAAACAGCAGCAGCGCCCTTCCCAGAGCTCTTACAGACCGAAACCAACTGCGTCGCAACACCAGACAAAACCTGaaccctcctcttcttccgcggcGGTTCCGACGCACCCGTCTCACCTGTCACTTGTGCCAGGCAAGCCCTGGCAGCAGCCTTAACAGGCTCGATGTCATCCTCGACACCGTCCGGTGCAAAACCAGCGTCCAGATCAATCTTGGCCCAGTAGTAATCCCAGAGCCATTCAAGGGACCGTTGCGCGGCATTCCGCAGGACCGTCAACGACGGCAGTTCACGATGAGTTGCTTCATGTCGCAACTCGACGAATGAGGCAGGTAAGCCTAGGTCAATGGCACGCTGGAACATGGTCTTGCGTTGGCCATGGAGTTTAGAGTCTACGAGACCCGTTACGAACCTATATTCAATTAGCCTCAACCCTCTTTACATCTTCAAAGACAAATTttaagagaaagaaagttCTTGGGGTAAAGAAGAACTCACCGACAAAAAGCTGCCGAATACGTCGCCCGTATCGAAAAGATCGAGTTTTTCTTCGCATCATCATGCAAAATAGCATCCGTTAGCAAAGCCGTAGCCTCCACGGGATGGGGCAAATTGCCCCTCAACTTCCAAGCCGCAACCTTTATACCAGAATTAGTACCAGATGATTTTCATCGTATTGAACTGAGTCAAACATATATACCGTAGCGCAAGCTCTAGACCGCATGTCTGGTCCATCGTACGTCGGCGGAGGGTAGAATTGATTCCGCACCGATTGCAATTCCGATTGTTCTTTCCATGGTGTAAATATTACTTTTGACATTTTTGGGATTTATATTATCGGCCTCTATTAATGAGGCTGATTCCTGTATTTAGTTTTGGGGGCTCTAGATAATATGAATATGGGCATTTGCACTTTTTGTCGTCGGAGTTTTTGGTTTTTCCGACCCGGTATTGTGCCTGGGTCCCGTGCCCTTCAAGTTACTGTCTACTTTTAAGTTTAACTCTGAGGACTGAGTGAAGATTGTGTGTCAATGTGACGCTCGTTTGTTGCGACACTAAATGGATGATGTCTAATACATTGTTTCGATGATAGCTAATCAAGCCCGCACCCTTTGGGTATCCTTTCGTACATGGAAAACGCcgtccaaagccaaaacgCCACGCTATGCAATAAGCCATACAAAAGATTTATACAGtgaataaaaagaaaaaagagtcAAGAAGTGTCATCAAGACGGCTAGATCCATCCGTATCCATAATTCATGCAAGGCTGACTTCCTAAGTTGAAGAGCTGCTGGGGTGCAGACATGGTCTGCTGTTCGATGTCGTCATcgtcaaagaagaatgacTTGTGCATCATGTTGGTCGGTGGGTTGGCCGGCTGTTTCTGGACAGGAGCAGAGCTGGAGGCGCTGGCTTGTTCCGTAGTCTCTTGGTTGTCGTCTTCGCTCTCGGCATCTTTGCTGTCATCTGCTTCATCGTCCGACGAGGGTGTGAAAGTCTCCTCCAGCTTGAGACCCTTGCCAGACACCTCATGGAATGAGGTATCCAGGAAAGGGTCAGGGTGATTGTAAAGACCCATTCCAACAAGTTCATCCCCAGCTGGCTCATCGGAGGTCGATTCGTGGAGTGACTTAGAGGTACTGTCTGGATGctgaatgggaagaaagtcGGGAGTGGATGGTCCAGTCAAATAGCCCGACGACGGTGCACTTGCATACCCCGAAGCCTCAACATCTGCCGATGGGATGCTATTGTTCATAGACATCATATCGAAGGGCCAGTTATCGGACATTGGTTGAGCCATGGTGGTCATGTTGGGGGCACTGTTATCCCACGTGACTGGATCGATTTGGGAGCCGCTCATGTCTAGGAAAGAGGACTGTTGCATCGATGCTGGGTCTGGCatggcggagaaggagaaaactTCCGTTGGTGCCGAAAACTCCTGAGAGTCATATGATGGTAGCATACCTGCGTCTGCGAGTGTTGTCGTCGCTGGGCCCATGGGCTGAGTAGACGGAGCCATGACTCCCAGGTTCTCTGCGGCTGTTGTTTGAAAGTATGGCGGTGATGTATACGCAGCCGTTTCTAGTGATGCTGGATGCCAGCTGATTGGGCGAGTTGCTGTtgctcgccttcttctcagaGCGGAAGCCAGGAGAGCAGGATTGACCTGAGCCTGATACGGCTGGGCTTGGACTGGTTGATAGATTGGTGACCCATGTGATGCTGCTGCCCTCCATCTGCCCGCAGATGAGGGACTGTTGCCCGCACTCCGAGGCTTCATCACTCGACCCGTATGCCTTGGCCTGGGAAAAGCATACATCATGTCACGGAAGTTGGAAGATGGCACACATGGCTGGTCTGCCTGCAGCCAGTACGAGCCAGCTTGGGGCTGGATGTAATTGGCCATTgaaaagaagtagaagatggACAGTGATGGTGTgttggaagaacaaggaggCTAGTGATGGAGAGATAATCAGTTTGGGTTGAGAGGGGTGAGATGGTAGATGTGAACATACATATTTGTATGAAGTAGAAGGGTGAGAGGGAGACCCGTGATGGAAAGGGCTGGTAGGCTTATATGTATGGAATATCAAGTGCGGATAAGCCCCATGGGTGACTGCAGGAATGCAATATGCAAAGGATCAAAGGATCTGTAATAAAGATCGGGACTTTTCCATTCAAAGATGACACAGGGGTGTGAGGGTCACAAGGCTTTGAGGTAAGGTACGGGGGAAGTCAATCCATAGGATCCATGAAGggaaggatggatggatgtaagtttgtatgtatatgtatgggGACTAAAGGGTAGGTAGTAGT includes the following:
- a CDS encoding uncharacterized protein (predicted protein), with translation MANYIQPQAGSYWLQADQPCVPSSNFRDMMYAFPRPRHTGRVMKPRSAGNSPSSAGRWRAAASHGSPIYQPVQAQPYQAQVNPALLASALRRRRATATRPISWHPASLETAAYTSPPYFQTTAAENLGVMAPSTQPMGPATTTLADAGMLPSYDSQEFSAPTEVFSFSAMPDPASMQQSSFLDMSGSQIDPVTWDNSAPNMTTMAQPMSDNWPFDMMSMNNSIPSADVEASGYASAPSSGYLTGPSTPDFLPIQHPDSTSKSLHESTSDEPAGDELVGMGLYNHPDPFLDTSFHEVSGKGLKLEETFTPSSDDEADDSKDAESEDDNQETTEQASASSSAPVQKQPANPPTNMMHKSFFFDDDDIEQQTMSAPQQLFNLGSQPCMNYGYGWI
- a CDS encoding rRNA-processing protein LAS1 (nuclear protein involved in cell morphogenesis and cell surface growth) — translated: MSKVIFTPWKEQSELQSVRNQFYPPPTYDGPDMRSRACATVAAWKLRGNLPHPVEATALLTDAILHDDAKKNSIFSIRATYSAAFCRFVTGLVDSKLHGQRKTMFQRAIDLGLPASFVELRHEATHRELPSLTVLRNAAQRSLEWLWDYYWAKIDLDAGFAPDGVEDDIEPVKAAARACLAQVTGETGASEPPRKKRRVQVLSGVATQLVSVCKSSGKGAAAVSEVLVEDEVLVSGERKLGTSLDDEFSRWDYFLQVIVEGYPAFLTGLVEAMVDVLAFARSATKEDAHCEGVYMWLDHILCSSQWESKRRLLSFAYALSACEQNSNHWTDMLKERIQEVDNDLSSSPGGQGELSGKDKNAPQSLHTGTSHDLDSLKNMGWEVVDTWDSRPLVCLFGVNYHHL
- a CDS encoding putative NAD+ kinase (predicted sugar kinase), translating into MGFDDTAIDTDGVTVTDMDDWTPKQSETIVESRQLTKKQLSDMAWNVRKLSKKLDSIKLKLSVKNVFVVTKAGDDSVIAFTRKLTQWLLSKDRDTEYNVYVERRLEAAADFGASQLLEDEPSAAGRLKFWDNKFVYENAYLFDFVITLGGDGTVLYTSWLFQQVVPPVLSFSLGSLGFLTKFDFNDYQKTLGSAFKDGVAVSLRLRFECTIMRSNGREDGSLTHAKKRDLVEELIGEEVEGTLTHKPEKVVQILNDVVLDRGPNPTMSSIELFGDDEHFTTLLADGVCIATPTGSTAYNLAAGGSLCHPDNPVILVTAICAHTLSFRPIILPDTIVLRMGVPYDARTSSWASFDGRERVELHPGDYVTVSASRYPFANVLPQDRRNNDWVHSISKTLNWNSRQKQKALKG